One window from the genome of Archaeoglobus neptunius encodes:
- a CDS encoding BMP family ABC transporter substrate-binding protein, with amino-acid sequence MKLKWVLVIMAILVAGFFAGCAQQAEKPQTTTTAVPTTTAEKKEIKAAFVYVSPIGDAGWTYAHDQGRKFIEKKFGIKTAYAENVPETDAERVIREFADEGYNVIFTTSFGYMDATIAVAKDYPNVVFMHCSGYKTAKNVGTYFGRMYQARYLTGIVAGAMTKTNKIGYVAAHPIPEVIRGINAFALGVKKVNPNAKVYVVWTGTWYDPAKEKEAALSLISEGCDVIAQHQDSPAPQEAAEENGVYSIGYHSDMSKFAPHAHLTAAVWNWSIIYSYVIEQVMQGKWKSEQIWWGIDKGVVGLAPFNDAVPENVRKMVEEEKAKYLNHKVPDQYPFVGPIYDQQGKLVKADGEVMTDDELLSMNFFVDNVVGNIPSQ; translated from the coding sequence ATGAAGTTGAAATGGGTACTGGTGATAATGGCTATTCTTGTAGCAGGATTTTTTGCTGGATGTGCACAACAGGCAGAAAAACCGCAGACAACGACTACGGCAGTACCAACTACCACAGCAGAGAAAAAGGAGATCAAGGCCGCCTTCGTTTACGTAAGTCCAATAGGAGATGCCGGGTGGACCTATGCACACGATCAGGGAAGGAAGTTTATAGAAAAGAAGTTCGGAATCAAAACTGCCTACGCCGAAAATGTTCCAGAGACCGATGCTGAGAGAGTGATCAGGGAGTTTGCAGATGAGGGATACAACGTCATCTTCACAACGTCATTCGGGTACATGGATGCGACGATTGCAGTGGCAAAGGACTACCCCAACGTAGTATTCATGCACTGCAGCGGATACAAGACAGCCAAAAACGTGGGTACATACTTCGGCAGAATGTATCAGGCCCGTTATCTCACTGGCATTGTTGCCGGAGCCATGACCAAGACCAACAAGATTGGTTATGTTGCAGCCCATCCCATACCGGAGGTAATCAGAGGAATCAACGCCTTTGCACTCGGTGTCAAGAAGGTTAACCCCAATGCCAAGGTATATGTTGTGTGGACCGGCACCTGGTACGACCCTGCGAAGGAAAAGGAGGCTGCACTGAGCCTTATAAGCGAGGGATGTGATGTCATCGCCCAGCATCAGGACTCCCCAGCACCGCAGGAGGCTGCGGAGGAGAACGGAGTTTACTCCATCGGTTACCACAGCGACATGTCCAAATTCGCCCCGCACGCTCACCTAACTGCTGCCGTATGGAACTGGAGCATAATATACTCATACGTGATTGAGCAGGTCATGCAGGGCAAGTGGAAAAGCGAACAGATATGGTGGGGAATAGACAAGGGCGTTGTGGGACTTGCCCCGTTTAACGATGCCGTTCCGGAAAACGTCAGAAAAATGGTGGAGGAAGAGAAGGCGAAGTACCTGAACCACAAAGTTCCAGATCAGTACCCCTTTGTGGGCCCAATCTACGACCAGCAGGGCAAGCTCGTTAAAGCTGATGGAGAAGTCATGACTGACGATGAGCTGCTGTCCATGAACTTCTTTGTTGATAACGTTGTTGGGAATATCCCCTCCCAGTAA